In Nocardia sp. NBC_01327, the genomic stretch CGCACCCAGATGCCTGTCCACGGCCAGCGCCAGCACCGCCGCGGTGAGAATCGGAAACGCCAGCAGCACAAGCACACTCGTCACCAGGATGTTCCAGGTGAAGATGGGCATCCGGAACATGGTCATGCCCGGGCAGCGCAGGCAGATCACCGTGGTGATCATATTGACGGCGCCGAGAATGGTGCCGACGCCCGAGAGCGCCACACCCATGATCCACAGGTCGGCGCCCACGCCCGGCGAGTGGATGATGTCGCTCAGCGGTGTGTACGCGGTCCAGCCGAAGTCGGCGGCCCCGCCCGGGGTGATGAATCCGGCCGTCGCCATGGTCGCGCCGAACAGATACAGCCAGTAACTCAGCGCGTTCAACCGCGGGAAGGCCACATCCGGTGCGCCGATCTGCAGCGGCAGCACCGCATTGGCGAATCCGAACACGATCGGCGTCGCATAGAACAGCAGCATGATGGTGCCGTGCATGGTGAACAGCTGATTGAACTGCTCGGGTGAGAGGAACTGCAGCCCCGGCCGCGCCAGCTCCGCCCGCATGAGCAGCGCCATCAGGCCGCCGATCAGAAAGAACGACAGGGCGGTGAACAGGTACATGATCCCGAGCACTTTGGGATCGGTGGTCGTGATCGCCTTCCACAGGAAGGACCCCTTGGGCCCCACTCGGCGCGGATAGGCCCGCGCGGCTTCGACTTGCGGGATATCCCGCGACGGCACCGTGGTCATGCGTCACCCCCGAGCAGGAAGCACCGACGCGCGAGTCAGCAAACGGTCGGCGCAACCAAAGTTCCTGTGGTGGACAGGCTTTCGACCCTGCGGGACAGTCTACGACCGGCTCCGTACAAAACCCTGCGGTTCGCGGAAAGAACTCACGAAGATCGGCGCGCCGCCCCCGACACGGCGGAGGACTCACAGGGAAGATTCCCGCCCCCCCACTCCTCGGCTTACGCCGCACAGGCCCGGGACCAGGGGAAATGGGGAAAGAGTTGCGTCGCGTCAGCCTCGGTCTGATAGAGTCGCGATCGCGTGAAGGAGCACTGCTCAGGTAGTGTTCGAGCATTGCCGATGTAGTTCAATGGTAGAACTTCTGCTTCCCAAGCAGATGGCGCGGGTTCGATTCCCGTCATCGGCTCCGAACGAAGAGGCCCTCCGGTCAGCGAAATGCTGAGGGGGGCCTTTCTCGTTGCACCGCAGGTGTTTTGCGCCTACTTCAGGCAGTCTGTGACGATCTTGTTGGTGGCGGTGCGGGCCTTGTCGGCGTCGGGGCCGCTCATGCCGAGGGATTCGGGGTCGGTGGCGGTGGCGTTCTTATTGTCGTTCTTGATCATGAGGCGCAGCCCGTCCTGCGAAATCCCCTGGTCCACATAGATCTTCGCGGCGCAGTCGGCGAGCTTCACATCCTTCAGCCCGCCGTCCTGCAGCGCCTTGGAGATCTGGTCCTGGGAGACAGCCGGAGCCTTGTCGCTACTACCGCCACAGGCGGCCAGCAGCGGCAGCGCGACAAGCGCGGCGGCGATCATCGAAATACGCACTGGGGTTCCTCAATTCTCACGAAGGACGTCTCACGAAGGACGGTTCGGCCGGAACGATCTCACAGATCCATGGCCGCGCGCAGCGCTGTGTCGATTCGCTCCGCGGTCTCGCTGTCCACCGTGTCTATCCGCTCGGCGAGCCAATCCCGGTAGATACGACCGAGATTGCCCGCGTGCACCCAGCCGTGGCCGGGAATCGGCACCGCGAGAATGTCGAGCGGATCGGCGTCCATCACCTCCGCGGCGATGAGCCACGGGCGCGGCGACTCATTGATGCCGTCACTGCTGATGAGAAGAATATTGCGCACCCGCGCGGAGCCGTGCGGGTGATAGACCCAGAGTTCACCCCTGCGCACGCAACTCCTTCTCGGCGGCGGCCAGTTCGCTTTCGTCGGCGGCGGCGAGCTGTATCGGATCCATGACCGGGCCGCAGCCGGTGCGCACTGCTTCGCGGCGCGCGGCACGGGATATCCAGGCGGAGGGCGATATGCCCGCGCGGGCCGCGGCCTGCTCGGCATAAGCCCAGGACGCCTCATCCAGAGAGAGAGTCACCTTACGGGTTGCCATACCTTTTATCGTACCTCCGGAATCCGGTGATTTCCCTGGTTTCACCAGCCCGGACCCGTGTTGGCACACCGTCAACGACTGTTAGGGTGAGGTCGGCAACAGCATCTCGGCGGGGAGTCGGTCATGACCAAGTTGAACCATCACCGGTCCGGTAGCGGCGACCCGCTGGTCCTCGTGCACGGGGTCGGCAGTCGCTGGCAGGTGTGGGAGCCGATCATCGATACGCTCGCCGAATCCTTCGAGGTGATCGCGGTGGACCTCCCCGGCTTCGGCGGCAGCGAGCCGCTGCCGAACACCACCGTCTCCACCCTCGCCGACGCGCTCGTCGACTTCCTCGCCGCAGAAGGCATCGAAAACCCGCACCTGGCAGGCAATTCCATGGGCGGCGGCATCGTCCTGGACCTGGCCGCGCGCGGACTGGCCCGCTCGGTCACCGCCTACTCCCCCATCGCCTTCTGGGATACCGCCGGCCGCGTCTGGTGCCAGCAGTCGCTGGGCCGCGCCAAGACGCTCACCAGGGTGCTCGGCTCGGCCGTCCCGGCCATTCTCGGCACTCCGGCGGGCCGCACCACCTTCCTGAGCCTGGTCTTCGGCAAGCCGTGGGCGGTGGACCGGCAGATCTGCGTGGATACCGTCGAGGGCATGCTCGGCGCACCGGGCTTCGATGCCGCGCTGGCCTCGTTCACCGGCTTCCGCCTCCCCGACCGCACAGCGCTGGAGAGCATCCCGATCACCATCGCGTGGGGCAGTCGTGACATTCTGCTCACGTACGCCACCCAGTCGCGACGCGCCCGGGAGGTACTGCCCGGCGCTCGGCATGTCACGCTGCACGGCAGCGGCCACACGCCGTTCTACGACGATCCGGCCGGCTGCGCCCGGCTGCTGCTGGACCGGCTGGGATGAGAACCGGGTTCGGGGCCGCGCCCCGAACCCCCGATAGGCCCGTGAGGAAAGACCGTGAGCAATAACGTCTCCCTGCGCTTCGAAGGCAACCGCGCCTACGTCGCCCTCGACCGGCCGGACAAGCACAACGGCCTCACCATCGAGATGCTCCGCGAACTGGCACAGGTCGCACGAACCATCGAGCGCCGCAAGGATATTCGCGCGGTCATCCTGTCCGGAAACGGTCCCAGCTTCTCCTCCGGCCTCGATATCGCCAAGGCCATGAGTGATCCGCTCGCCATCATCCGCGCCTTCGTGCCGCTGCCGTGGACCGGCACCAATGTCTTCCAGGAGGCGTGCTGGGCGTGGCGGCGCCTGCCGCAGCCGGTGATCGCCGTGGTGCACGGCCGCTGCTACGGCGGTGGCCTGCAATTGGCGCTCGCCGCCGACTTCCGTTTTGTCACACCGGATTCCGAATTCTCGGTGATGGAGGCCAAGCACGGCCTCATCCCGGATATGACGGGCGCTGCCACCCTGTCCCGCCTCATCGGCATCGATCAGGCGCTACTGCTCACCATGACCGCCGATCCGGTCGACGCCGCCTACGCCGAGCGCATCGGCCTGGTCACCGAGGTGAGTGCCGACCCGCTGGCCGCCGCCGAAAAACTCGCCGACCGCATAACCGCCCGCCCGGCGCACGCGGTCGCGAGCGCCAAGAAGCTCTTCGACCGCACCTGGACCGCCTCGGTGCGCCGCACGCTCGCCGTCGAACGCGCCACCCAGCTCCCGCTGATCATCCGGCAGGCGCTGAACAGGGGTTCGAAGTCCGAGTAGGCCACAGGTTTTCGTTCAGACCGTCGCGGCGGAGGTGACGGTCTCGGCGATCACCGCGTCGATCGGGGTGGCGGACAGTCCGAAGGTGCGCTCGGTCAGAGTCGAGTCCAGGACGTCGGGATGTTCGAGGGAGTAGTACATCTCGATCATCTCGGCGACTATCGGATCCACCGCCCCGGCCCAGGCCAGCTCGTGCCGGGTCATCCGGACGAACTCTGGCTCCGGAATACCCGCCGCCGCGGCAATGCGATTCGTCAACTCGCGCACCGAGAGACGGCTGGACGGCGCATGCCACGCCCGGCCCCAGGAACGATCGTCGCGGGCCACCGCGGCCAGCGTCCGCGCCACGTCCCCGACATATGACCAGGACTTGGCGACGTCCATATCGCCGGGATACGAGACCGGTTCACCGGCAAAGAGTTTCGGCAGGACGAACATGTTGTACACCGAGGTCAGCGCATCCCGCCCGAGGAAGGCGGACGCCCGCACCTCGGTGACCCGGGCCCGGCCCGCCTCGTGCGCG encodes the following:
- a CDS encoding alpha/beta fold hydrolase is translated as MTKLNHHRSGSGDPLVLVHGVGSRWQVWEPIIDTLAESFEVIAVDLPGFGGSEPLPNTTVSTLADALVDFLAAEGIENPHLAGNSMGGGIVLDLAARGLARSVTAYSPIAFWDTAGRVWCQQSLGRAKTLTRVLGSAVPAILGTPAGRTTFLSLVFGKPWAVDRQICVDTVEGMLGAPGFDAALASFTGFRLPDRTALESIPITIAWGSRDILLTYATQSRRAREVLPGARHVTLHGSGHTPFYDDPAGCARLLLDRLG
- a CDS encoding crotonase/enoyl-CoA hydratase family protein; the protein is MSNNVSLRFEGNRAYVALDRPDKHNGLTIEMLRELAQVARTIERRKDIRAVILSGNGPSFSSGLDIAKAMSDPLAIIRAFVPLPWTGTNVFQEACWAWRRLPQPVIAVVHGRCYGGGLQLALAADFRFVTPDSEFSVMEAKHGLIPDMTGAATLSRLIGIDQALLLTMTADPVDAAYAERIGLVTEVSADPLAAAEKLADRITARPAHAVASAKKLFDRTWTASVRRTLAVERATQLPLIIRQALNRGSKSE
- a CDS encoding NAD-dependent epimerase/dehydratase family protein; the encoded protein is MSLHVIAGAGGTGSRTALILAAAGEQVRLVSRRGLGPDHPGIELAVGDTTDSARMTELARGAASLVNTTWPPYDRWPAEFPPIGAALVTAAERTGAGYVSLSNTYGYGQVDGVFTEDLPMAPIAVKGAVRAQMWLDALAAHEAGRARVTEVRASAFLGRDALTSVYNMFVLPKLFAGEPVSYPGDMDVAKSWSYVGDVARTLAAVARDDRSWGRAWHAPSSRLSVRELTNRIAAAAGIPEPEFVRMTRHELAWAGAVDPIVAEMIEMYYSLEHPDVLDSTLTERTFGLSATPIDAVIAETVTSAATV